Proteins encoded by one window of candidate division KSB1 bacterium:
- a CDS encoding Na(+)-translocating NADH-quinone reductase subunit A translates to MRTIRIKKGLDVPISGAPEQVVYDAPAVKQAAVVGADYIGMKPTMQAAVGDRVKLGQVLFTDKKMPAVKYTSPASGRVAAVNRGDKRALVSVVIDIDGDDAVVFDAYDASRLDSLDRGTIRQQLLDSGLWTALRARPFGKVADPQTVPHSIFVTAMDTRPHAPNLDVVLKGKEKDFADGLKVLSLLTDGKVFVCLSPQSRLAVQESDKIEAVCFSGPHPAGLPGTHIHFLDPVDRHKTVWYVGAQDVAAIGRLFTTGRLDVERIVSLAGPAVKRPRLLRTRLGASLAELTDGELQGGSVRVVSGSLLDGRTAADGAAFLGRYHQQISALPEGGDRHLLGWLSPGFNLYSVKNIVLSKLFPHKKFSFTTALHGGPRAIIPIGSYEEVMPLDILPNLLLKALAINDIEEAELLGCLELEEEDLALCTFVCPSKIDHGLNLRNTLTIMEKEG, encoded by the coding sequence ATGAGAACGATTCGCATAAAGAAAGGCCTGGATGTTCCGATCAGCGGCGCACCGGAGCAGGTCGTTTATGATGCACCGGCCGTAAAACAAGCGGCGGTCGTTGGAGCCGATTACATCGGCATGAAGCCGACGATGCAGGCAGCCGTCGGTGACCGGGTCAAACTTGGACAAGTGCTGTTTACAGATAAGAAAATGCCTGCCGTCAAATACACTTCACCGGCGAGCGGCAGGGTGGCGGCCGTCAACCGCGGTGATAAGCGGGCGCTCGTTTCGGTTGTGATCGACATCGATGGTGATGACGCCGTAGTCTTTGACGCTTACGATGCATCCCGCTTGGACAGCCTCGATCGCGGAACCATACGGCAGCAGCTTCTCGATTCGGGTTTATGGACCGCTTTGCGGGCGCGTCCGTTCGGAAAAGTGGCCGATCCGCAAACGGTGCCGCATTCGATTTTTGTCACAGCTATGGACACTCGGCCGCACGCTCCCAATCTCGATGTCGTACTGAAGGGCAAAGAAAAAGATTTTGCCGACGGCTTAAAGGTTTTATCCCTGTTGACGGACGGCAAGGTGTTTGTTTGCCTCAGTCCGCAAAGCCGTTTGGCTGTTCAAGAATCGGACAAGATCGAAGCGGTCTGTTTCTCCGGCCCGCATCCGGCGGGGCTGCCCGGCACTCACATCCATTTCCTAGATCCAGTTGATCGGCATAAGACCGTTTGGTACGTCGGTGCCCAGGATGTTGCAGCGATCGGCCGTCTGTTTACCACAGGTCGTCTGGATGTCGAGCGTATTGTCAGCCTTGCCGGTCCGGCGGTCAAACGGCCGCGCCTGCTGCGCACGCGACTCGGCGCCTCTTTAGCAGAGCTTACCGACGGCGAGCTGCAAGGGGGTTCAGTGCGCGTCGTTTCGGGTTCTCTGCTCGACGGACGGACTGCCGCCGACGGCGCCGCCTTTCTCGGCCGCTATCATCAGCAAATCAGCGCGTTGCCGGAAGGCGGCGACAGGCACCTGCTGGGTTGGTTGAGTCCGGGCTTTAATCTCTACTCGGTCAAAAACATCGTCCTTTCCAAGCTGTTTCCGCACAAGAAATTTTCTTTTACCACGGCGCTTCACGGCGGCCCGCGGGCTATTATCCCGATCGGCAGCTATGAAGAGGTCATGCCGCTCGACATTCTGCCGAATCTGCTGCTCAAGGCATTGGCCATCAACGACATCGAAGAGGCAGAGCTTCTCGGCTGTCTGGAGCTGGAAGAGGAAGACTTGGCGCTTTGCACCTTTGTCTGCCCCTCAAAGATCGATCATGGGTTGAACCTGCGTAATACGTTGACCATCATGGAGAAAGAAGGATAG
- a CDS encoding PorV/PorQ family protein yields the protein MLNKLIWAVLFATTATNAAVNGAAALKIAASARGSAMGEAFTAVADDASALFWNPAGAVALENRGIQLSYASWIQGISNQTLSLIAPTRYGAFGFGIMLTTVEGFEQRIIASEEPLGVFSANSLIAAATYARRVLPNWTFGANLKFMHEKIYIENSQGWMVDFGLQWRAPLEGLRLAAALQNWGTTTRMAQERVQLPRTLRFGAAYRLPRSAPEATVAFDYVTVRGETAHLQAGAEIAPLPYLLLRTGYQTGFEDKGISFGFGLRLQRAAIDYAYVPFGRGLGDTHRFSVSLPF from the coding sequence ATGCTGAATAAACTGATTTGGGCTGTCCTCTTTGCAACAACGGCGACGAATGCTGCGGTCAACGGCGCTGCGGCTCTCAAGATTGCCGCTTCGGCGCGCGGCTCGGCAATGGGCGAGGCTTTTACCGCCGTTGCCGACGACGCCTCGGCGCTGTTTTGGAATCCTGCCGGCGCTGTTGCGCTGGAAAACCGCGGCATTCAGCTCAGCTACGCCTCTTGGATTCAGGGAATCAGCAACCAAACGCTCTCTTTGATTGCACCGACTCGTTACGGCGCCTTCGGGTTCGGGATAATGCTGACGACGGTAGAAGGCTTTGAACAGCGGATCATTGCTTCTGAAGAGCCTTTAGGCGTTTTTTCCGCCAATAGCTTGATCGCAGCTGCAACCTACGCCCGTCGGGTTTTGCCAAACTGGACGTTCGGTGCAAACCTCAAGTTTATGCATGAAAAAATATATATTGAAAACTCGCAAGGCTGGATGGTCGATTTCGGCCTGCAGTGGCGCGCGCCTTTGGAAGGCCTGCGCCTGGCGGCGGCACTGCAGAATTGGGGCACGACCACACGAATGGCACAGGAGCGGGTGCAGCTGCCGCGCACGCTCCGGTTCGGAGCGGCTTATCGACTTCCCCGGTCGGCGCCGGAGGCAACCGTGGCTTTCGATTACGTGACGGTGCGCGGCGAGACGGCTCACCTGCAGGCGGGCGCCGAAATTGCACCGTTGCCGTATCTTCTGCTGCGCACCGGCTATCAAACCGGCTTTGAAGATAAAGGAATCAGTTTCGGCTTCGGGTTGCGGCTGCAAAGAGCAGCGATTGATTATGCCTACGTCCCCTTTGGCCGAGGATTGGGCGACACGCATCGCTTTTCCGTTTCTTTGCCTTTTTAA
- a CDS encoding S41 family peptidase — MKAKRYIPFLLFGLLAGSTLLITQFRNRDAYSSDGVREQLTRFQEVFALINNYYVEPPDREKLITGAINGMLSELDPHSVYIPKKNLERVTEQFEGSFEGIGIEFVVLNKILTVVSPIVGGPSEAVGIRPGDQIIRIEGQSAYGITEDEVLKKLRGPAGTQVKVTIRRPSEGTEFEVVITRDKIPIYSVMAAFMLDDRTGYIYLGRFARTTAQEVEEALQKLEKQGMKQLVFDLRGNSGGYLDQAFEVADKFIPGGYKIVYTRGRIRNSDQDFYSTDKGTHPLYPLVVLIDHGSASASEIVAGAIQDLDRGLVLGQTSFGKGLVQNQIPLSDGGALRLTVARYYTPSGRLIQRPYEEDNLVDYYNEAYSDSADARKPDSTKQYLTLAGRTVYGGGGITPDSILAPERITRFTNRLIVKRLFFEYAVDWAGRHKGAFKDFEAFKRDFKFDAAMLEEFKSLMKKHDIEFVEEAYQKDADYIALLIKAEIARQLWNSEHYYKVRITADREVEQAVRMMPEAERIKNLHSWNSAPKTQ, encoded by the coding sequence ATGAAGGCAAAACGATATATACCTTTTTTGCTTTTCGGTCTGTTGGCCGGATCGACGCTTCTGATTACCCAATTTCGCAATCGCGACGCTTATTCATCGGACGGCGTGCGCGAGCAGTTGACCCGCTTTCAGGAGGTGTTTGCGCTCATCAACAACTATTACGTGGAGCCGCCGGATCGGGAAAAGCTGATTACCGGCGCGATCAACGGTATGTTGAGCGAGCTCGATCCGCACTCGGTTTATATTCCTAAAAAGAATCTGGAACGGGTAACCGAGCAGTTTGAGGGCTCCTTTGAAGGCATCGGCATCGAATTTGTCGTGCTCAATAAGATCTTGACGGTGGTGTCGCCGATCGTCGGCGGTCCTTCCGAAGCAGTCGGTATTCGGCCCGGTGATCAGATCATCCGCATAGAAGGTCAATCGGCTTACGGCATTACCGAAGATGAGGTACTGAAAAAGCTGCGCGGCCCTGCAGGCACGCAGGTCAAGGTGACAATTCGACGGCCTTCCGAAGGAACCGAATTCGAGGTCGTCATCACCCGCGACAAGATTCCCATCTACAGCGTGATGGCGGCGTTTATGCTGGACGACCGTACCGGCTACATCTACCTCGGTAGATTTGCCCGCACGACGGCGCAGGAGGTGGAGGAGGCGCTGCAAAAGTTGGAGAAACAGGGAATGAAACAACTTGTCTTCGACCTGCGCGGCAACTCGGGCGGCTACTTGGATCAGGCTTTCGAAGTGGCGGATAAATTCATTCCCGGAGGCTACAAGATCGTCTATACGCGCGGCCGCATTCGCAATTCGGATCAGGATTTTTACTCGACGGACAAGGGAACGCATCCGCTCTATCCTCTGGTGGTGCTTATCGATCATGGTTCCGCGAGCGCCTCCGAGATCGTCGCCGGCGCGATTCAGGATCTCGACCGCGGACTGGTTCTTGGTCAGACCAGTTTCGGCAAAGGCCTGGTGCAGAATCAGATTCCGCTCAGCGACGGCGGCGCTTTGCGCTTGACCGTCGCCCGATACTACACGCCCAGCGGCCGTTTGATCCAGCGGCCGTATGAAGAGGACAACCTGGTCGACTATTACAATGAGGCGTACAGCGACTCGGCCGATGCGCGAAAACCCGATTCCACCAAACAGTACCTCACCTTGGCGGGTCGCACCGTTTACGGCGGCGGCGGTATAACGCCGGACTCGATTTTAGCGCCGGAACGCATCACCCGTTTTACCAATCGACTGATCGTTAAACGGCTTTTCTTCGAGTATGCCGTCGATTGGGCAGGCAGGCATAAGGGAGCTTTTAAGGATTTCGAGGCCTTTAAGCGCGATTTCAAGTTCGATGCGGCCATGCTCGAAGAGTTCAAGTCGCTCATGAAAAAGCACGACATCGAGTTCGTCGAAGAAGCCTATCAAAAGGATGCCGATTACATTGCCCTACTGATCAAAGCAGAAATTGCGCGTCAATTGTGGAACAGCGAGCACTATTACAAAGTGAGGATCACCGCCGACCGGGAAGTCGAGCAGGCCGTCAGAATGATGCCGGAGGCCGAGCGAATCAAAAACCTCCATTCCTGGAATTCAGCCCCCAAAACGCAATAA